In one window of Bradyrhizobium sp. AZCC 1721 DNA:
- a CDS encoding ABC-F family ATP-binding cassette domain-containing protein, whose product MPAFLVLDSICLATPDGRPLFDGLTLAIGRERTGLVGRNGCGKSSLLRLVAGEIEPAGGSLQRIGSIGMLAQLTDERLTTDEALGVAGGLARLRRLERGEGSLDDATEADWTLEAQIQAALVEAGLPSLPLDRPIVSLSGGERTRVALARLLIEAPDLLLLDEPTNNLDTDGRQAVAQMLERWQGGVLVASHDRTLLERVDRIVELTPVGVTLFGGAWPEFAKAREAARARAADDLDRASDALRNTERAVQKAREKKARRDKAGRACRAKGIEDKMFMDREKERAENSAARESGLASRLLGERTEALEIAKAHVEILTPLSIDLPRTHLPGGRELVALKDVVMAFGERHLFGPLSFGVRGPERIAIRGANGSGKTTLFRLLTGELKPAGGDISRLTDRIAVLDQHVGLLDPGLSILDNLRRLNPELSANAAHAALARFAFRNKAALQIAATLSGGERLRAGLACVFARPQPPLLLLLDEPTNHLDLASIEELESALKGFDGALIAVSHDEAFLRAIGIGREIALG is encoded by the coding sequence ATGCCTGCCTTTCTCGTTCTGGATTCCATTTGCCTCGCCACGCCTGACGGACGCCCGCTGTTCGACGGATTGACGCTCGCCATAGGGCGCGAGCGCACTGGCCTTGTCGGCCGCAACGGCTGCGGCAAATCCTCATTGCTGCGCCTGGTTGCGGGCGAGATCGAACCTGCCGGCGGATCGCTGCAACGCATCGGCTCGATCGGCATGCTCGCACAACTGACTGACGAACGGCTAACGACCGACGAGGCGCTCGGCGTCGCCGGCGGCCTCGCCCGCCTGCGCCGGCTCGAACGCGGCGAAGGATCGCTTGATGACGCGACGGAAGCGGATTGGACGCTGGAAGCGCAAATACAGGCGGCGCTGGTCGAGGCCGGACTGCCGTCGCTGCCGCTCGATCGCCCGATCGTCTCCTTGAGCGGCGGCGAGCGAACGCGGGTGGCGCTGGCGCGGCTTTTGATCGAGGCACCCGATCTGCTGCTATTGGACGAGCCGACCAACAATCTCGATACTGACGGAAGGCAGGCCGTGGCGCAGATGCTCGAACGCTGGCAGGGCGGCGTCCTCGTCGCCAGCCACGATCGCACGCTGCTTGAACGCGTCGACCGCATCGTCGAACTGACGCCGGTGGGCGTCACCCTGTTCGGCGGCGCGTGGCCGGAATTTGCCAAGGCGCGTGAGGCGGCGCGGGCCCGCGCCGCCGATGACCTCGACCGCGCCTCGGATGCCTTACGCAATACCGAGCGCGCAGTGCAGAAGGCGCGGGAAAAGAAGGCGCGCCGCGACAAGGCCGGCCGCGCCTGCCGCGCCAAGGGCATCGAGGACAAGATGTTCATGGACCGCGAGAAGGAGCGCGCCGAGAACAGCGCTGCGCGCGAAAGCGGGCTCGCCAGCCGCCTGCTCGGCGAGCGCACCGAGGCGCTGGAAATCGCCAAGGCGCACGTCGAGATCCTGACGCCGCTTTCGATCGATCTACCGCGCACCCATCTGCCCGGCGGCCGCGAACTCGTCGCCTTGAAGGACGTTGTGATGGCCTTTGGCGAGCGTCATCTGTTCGGACCGCTGTCGTTCGGGGTTCGCGGACCCGAGCGGATCGCCATCCGCGGCGCCAACGGTTCTGGCAAGACCACCTTGTTCCGCCTGCTCACCGGTGAGTTGAAACCGGCGGGCGGCGATATCAGCCGCCTCACCGACCGTATTGCCGTGCTCGATCAGCATGTCGGCCTGCTCGATCCCGGCTTAAGCATTCTCGACAATCTGCGGCGCCTCAATCCGGAACTCTCGGCCAACGCGGCGCACGCCGCCCTGGCGCGGTTTGCGTTCCGTAACAAGGCAGCGCTGCAGATCGCGGCGACGCTGAGCGGCGGCGAGCGGCTGCGCGCGGGTTTGGCCTGCGTATTCGCGCGACCGCAGCCGCCTTTGCTCCTGCTGCTGGACGAGCCGACCAACCATCTCGATCTCGCCTCGATCGAGGAGCTGGAGAGTGCACTAAAAGGATTCGACGGCGCGCTGATCGCCGTCAGCCACGACGAGGCATTTTTGCGGGCGATCGGGATCGGCCGGGAGATCGCGCTCGGCTAA
- a CDS encoding tetratricopeptide repeat protein, whose translation MMKSAIKFATLALFSMAMIASPPSVPAFAAGGGGDPPSASPPPPDTRSAPKSTSKSKKKAPKQSSADDDAFRQGYRAAHATIYERNGFAGAIEQLKALGRDDNADVANLIGYSYRKLGDYRLSQAWYERALKADPNHVLTWQYYGLWQVEQGNRDQASYHLTRIAAICGTACEEYRSLAAALEKPPGTGLVY comes from the coding sequence ATGATGAAGTCGGCAATCAAGTTCGCTACGCTGGCGTTGTTTTCAATGGCTATGATCGCATCGCCGCCATCCGTTCCGGCCTTTGCCGCAGGAGGCGGCGGTGATCCGCCTTCGGCCAGCCCGCCGCCGCCGGACACCAGATCCGCTCCCAAATCAACCTCGAAGTCGAAGAAGAAGGCCCCCAAACAGTCGAGCGCCGACGATGATGCGTTTCGGCAGGGGTACCGTGCCGCGCATGCGACGATCTATGAGCGCAACGGGTTCGCTGGGGCCATCGAGCAGCTAAAGGCGCTCGGCCGTGACGATAACGCTGATGTTGCCAATCTGATCGGTTATTCCTATCGCAAGCTCGGCGACTACAGGCTGTCGCAGGCTTGGTACGAGCGCGCGTTGAAGGCGGATCCGAACCACGTGCTGACCTGGCAGTATTACGGCCTGTGGCAGGTCGAGCAGGGCAATCGCGATCAGGCGTCGTATCATCTGACGCGGATCGCGGCGATTTGCGGCACGGCTTGTGAGGAGTATCGATCGCTGGCCGCTGCGCTCGAAAAGCCGCCCGGCACCGGACTCGTTTATTGA
- a CDS encoding ribbon-helix-helix domain-containing protein — MKSPVVKRSIVVAGHKTSVSLEEAFWNGMKEISGLRNMTLSELVGEIDSNRQQGNLSSAIRLFVLDYFRTRAMPAAAPDAPRPQA; from the coding sequence ATGAAGTCGCCCGTCGTCAAACGCTCGATCGTCGTTGCCGGTCACAAGACCAGCGTCAGCCTCGAAGAAGCTTTCTGGAACGGGATGAAGGAAATCTCGGGTCTGCGGAACATGACGCTGTCCGAACTGGTCGGCGAGATCGACAGCAATCGCCAGCAGGGCAACCTGTCCTCGGCGATCCGGCTTTTCGTGCTCGACTATTTCCGTACCCGCGCCATGCCGGCCGCCGCGCCGGACGCACCGCGGCCGCAGGCGTAA
- a CDS encoding DUF4169 family protein, with amino-acid sequence MGDVINLKRFKKRIEREQSAKQADANRARFGRTKAERTLAERRKDRAGDLLDQHKLEDGEAS; translated from the coding sequence ATGGGAGACGTGATCAATCTGAAGCGATTCAAGAAGCGCATCGAACGGGAACAATCGGCAAAGCAAGCCGATGCCAACCGCGCACGCTTTGGCCGAACCAAGGCCGAACGCACGCTCGCTGAACGTCGCAAGGATCGCGCCGGCGATCTTCTGGACCAGCACAAGCTCGAGGACGGAGAGGCATCATGA